The window TTCCACCTAGTGTATAGGCTGGTCTTATTATTACAGGATATCCGTATTCTTTAACAAATTCTTCACATTCTTTTATATTATTAGCTATTATACTCATAGGAACTGGCTGTTTTATATCTATCATTAGTTTTTTGAATTCTTCTCTATCTTCTGCTTTTTTTATAGTATCACTATCTGTTCCTAAAAACTTTACATTATATTTATCAAGTATCCCTTTTTCCTGTAACTCCATTGCAAGGTTAAGAGCTGTTTGTCCTCCAAACCCTGCTAATATTCCATCTGGTTTTTCTTTTTGAATTATATTTTCTAAGCTTTCTATATTAAGAGGTTCTATATACACCTTATCAGCTATATCCATATCAGTCATTATAGTTGCAGGATTAGAGTTAACAAGAACTGTTTTTATTCCTTCTTCCTTTATAGCTTTACAAGCTTGAGTTCCTGAATAATCAAACTCTGCTGCTTGGCCTATAACTATAGGTCCTGAACCTATGATAATTACTTTTTTTATACTTTTATCTAACCCCATTACTGATCCCCTCCTAATACAGATATAAATTTATCGAATATATATGAAGAATCCTGTGGTCCAGGAGAACCTTCTGGATGATACTGAACTGAAAACACTGGATAATTTTTATGTTTCATTCCTTCTACAGTATTGTCATTCAGATTTATATGAGTTACTATCATATCTTTATCTTCTATACTATTTTTATCTACTGCATATCCATGGTTTTGAGATGTTATATACGATTTATCTTTGTCTATATCGTATACCCCATGGTTTCCTCCTCTATGTCCGTACTTCATTTTGTAAGTATTCCCACCAACTGCCAGTGCTATTATTTGATGTCCTAGGCATATCCCCAATGTAGGTATATTTTTCATTAATTCTTTAGTCATCTCAATTGCATCTTTAACCTCTTTAGGATCTCCAGGCCCGTTGCTTAAAAGTACTCCATCTGGCTTTATACTCATTATCTCTTCAAAAGATGCGTTGTATGGAAGTATAGTTACATCACAGTCTCTTTGCTTTAAGTTATTTATTATATTTTGCTTTACTCCAAAATCAACTACAGCAACCTTATAACCATCTCCCTTTATATTAATAATTTCTTTAGTACTTACCTTTTTCATCCAATCATCTTTAATTTCAGTATTATTTAAAATTTCTTTTATCTCATTAATTGATAGATTTTCACTAGATATTACACACTTTAATACTCCAGAATTTCTTATCTTTTTAGTTATACTTCTTGTATCAACTCCATAAATACCTACTATATCCATACTTTTAAGCATCTCATCTATGCTTTTATCACTCATATAATTAGAGGGATTATTGGAAATGTTTTTCACGATGAATCCTTTTGCATGTATTTTTAATGATTCATTCTCAATATTATTAACTCCGTAATTGCCTATTAAAGGATATGTCATATTTATTATTTGACCTGCATAAGAAGGATCAGTTAGTATCTCCTGATACCCTGTCATAGAAGTATTAAAAACAAGTTCTCCAACAGTAGTTCCTACTTTCCCAAACCCCTTACCTTCATATATGCTTCCATCTTCTAAATATAAAATAGCATCCATTTTCTCACCCCACTTAATATTAATTGCATAATTCATTCAAAACTTCATTTAATATATATATAAACTTATCTATATCTTCCTTAGTAACATTTAATGGAGGCAGTATTCTTACTACATTATCTCCTGCACCTACTAATAAAAGACCTTTTTGAAAACACTTACTAATTAATTTGCTTTTGTCGATACTTAGCTTTATTCCAAGCATTAATCCCATTCCTTGAACTTTATCTAAGACTTCATATTTCTCTTTTAATATTAAAAGGTTGTTGATAATATAATTACTTTTTTCATCCACTTTATCTAATACACCATTATCAATTAGTTCATTTAGTACTGCTAATGATACCGAACACCCTAGAGGATTTCCTCCAAAAGTGCTTCCATGGTCTCCAGGAGCAAATGCATCAGCTGCTTTTTGAGTTGCAAGTACAGCTCCAATTGGAAATCCTCCACCTAACCCCTTTGCCATACATATAACATCAGGTATTACTTCAAACTTTTTATATGCAAATAGACTTCCTGTTCTACCTACTCCACACTGTATTTCATCAAATATTAAAAGAGCATTATATTTTTCACACATTTTCTTTACTTCTTTTAAAAAATCTATTTGAGCAGGTATTATACCTCCTTCACCTTGAATAGGTTCAATTATAACTGAACAGGTATTTTCATCTATTTTATTTTTCAAATCGTCTATATCATTAAATTTACTACTCTTTGTTCCACTCATAAGTGGCATGAAATCTTTTTGGTATTTTTCTTGTCCTGTTATAGCAAGAGCTCCCATTGTTCTTCCATGAAAAGAATTCTCCATAAATATTATTTCATTCTTTTTACTTGTTCCATTATTTATTCCATATTTTCTAGCTAACTTAATAGCTGTTTCTACTGCTTCTGTTCCACTGTTGCAGAAGAAAACTTTATCATGATCGCTATAATCACATAGTTTTTTTGCAAGATCTAATTGATTCGTGTTCCAATATAAATTTGATATATGGATAAGGTTATTACCTTGATCATTCAAAGCTTTTATTATAGCTGGATGAGAATGCCCCAAACAGTTTACTGCAACTCCAGAAACAAAATCTATATATTCTTTTCCATTTATGTCATATACCTTACTACCTAACCCTTTTTCAAAGGTTACATCAACTCTTGAGTAAGTATTCATTATATTGTTTTTGCTCATTACTTAATCCCCCATATCTTATTTAAATATTTCCTATAGTTGCAACCATTACGGCTTTAATAGTATGCATTCTATTTTCAGCTTCATCGAATACAACTGAATGCTTTGATCTAAATACTTCGTCTGTAACTTCCATTTCTTTCAATCCAAACTTTTCATATATTTCGTTACCAACCTTCGTATTTAAATCGTGAAATGCTGGTAAACAGTGCATAAATATCACATCATTATTTTCAGTTTTATTAATCATATCCATGTTAACTTGATACGGCTTTAGTAGTTTGATTCTTTCTTCAAATTGATCTTCTTCTCCCATTGATACCCAAACGTCTGTATATATTACATCTGCATATTTGACTTCATTTACATCCTCCGTAAGAGTAATACTTGCACCTGTGTCCTTTGCAATTTCTTTCATTTCATCAACTAACTCTTCACACGGCCATAATTTTTCGGGAGCAAGTGCTACGAAATCCATTCCCATTTTTACTGCACCTATTAATAACGAATTTCCCATATTGTTTCTAGCATCACCTACATAAACGAATTTAACTTTGTTAAGTGGCTTATTTACATTTTCCTTAACTGTTAAAAAGTCAGCTAATATCTGAGTCGGATGATACATATCAGTAAGTCCATTCCATACTGGTATACCAGCGTTTTTTGCTAGAATCTCAACTGATTCCTGTTTAAATCCTCTAAATTCTATACCATCATAAAATCTTCCTAAAACTTTAGCTGTATCTTCTATTGATTCTTTTTTGCCCATTTGACTGTCATTAGCTCCTAAAAATGTAACATGACCACCTTCATCAAATGCTGCAACTTCAAATGAACATCTAGTTCTAGTAGAAGTTTTTTCAAATAGTAATACTATATTTTTTCCATCTAGTAGATTTCCTTTTATTCCTGATCTTTTCTTAGACTTTAAATCCCCCGCTAAATCAAAAAGATATTTCATCTCGCTTTGTGTAAAATCCTTTAATGTTAAAAAACTTCTTCCCTTTAAATTAATTCCCATTTTTATTTCCCCCTTCTATCATTGTTCCCATTCCTTCATTTGTAAATATTTCTAATAGTAGACTGTGTTCTCGTCTTCCATCTATAAGGTGAATATTCTTTGTTCCTTTTTCAAGAGCATCAATACAGCACTCAAGCTTAGGAATCATACCTCCTTTAATTATTCCTGATTTTATATACTCTTTTATCTTCTCAGTATTTATACTTGATATAAAAGTTGATTCATCGTTTAAATCTTTGTATATCCCTTTTACATCAGTTAAAAGAATTAGTTTCTCAGCTTTTAAGCAAGAGCTTATTGAAGATGCTGCATAATCTGCATTAACGTTATATATATTTCCTTCTGAATCACATCCAATAGGAGATATTACTGGTAAGTGATTATTTTTGATTAAATCTAATAATAGTTTTTCATTGATACTTACAACTTCTCCAACATAACCAATGTCTGTTTTTTTGTTATTATTAAATATATATTTTTTCTTTGCTTTAATTAAATTTGAATCTCTTCCACTAATTCCAACAGCACTAATATCATGAGCACATAGCTTGGAAGCTATTTCTTTATTTATTTTTGATGATAGAATCATTTCAACTAATTCCACAGTTTCTTTATCAGTAACTCTTAGTCCATCAATAAAATTACTTTCTATTTCTAGTTTATTTAAAAAATTAGAAATATAAGGCCCTCCACCATGCACGATTATCACGTTAATTCCAACAAGATTCATTAAAGCCACATCTTCAATAAATGCTTTTTTAGAATTTTCATTTTTCATTATGCTTCCTCCGTATTTTATTACGAAGGTTTTGCCTTTAAATTCTTTGATATAAGGCAGTGCTTCCATCAGCAAGGCTGCTTTTTCTTCATTCATTGTTTACCTCTCCCTTCTCCATTTCAGAATATTCTGTATTTTAAAATTACAATGACTTGATAAAAAAACTCCCGTCTCTTAAAATTAAGAGACGAGAGTTACCCCGTGTTACCACTCTTGTTGACATAAGGTTTCGCTTTATGCCCACTCGTATGATTTTAACGGAATCACCGTATTTTCGTACTATTACTTCAGAAAATCTCCTCGAGGACTCTCTTCAATACAGTTATGTTGCTAGACTCACACCTACTCTAGCTCGCTGAAACAATCGCCGTACCTACTCTTCCTTTCATAGGATTTATTATTTTTTTGTATATTTATATAAAAAAAAGTTCCCATCTCTTATAATTTAAGAGACGAGAACTTACCCGCGTTACCACTCTTGTTAACATAAAAATATATAAATTTATGTTCACTCATCTGATTTTAACGGAATCACCGTATTTTCCTACTATTACTTCAGAAAATCTCCTCGAGGGCTCTCTTCAATACAGTTATGTTACTAGACTCACACCTACTCTAGCTCGCTGAAACAATCGCCATATCTACTCTCCCTTTCATAGGATTTAATATTTTTTTGTATAATGAAATTCAGTTTCGAATTATTTTTAAAACTAATTATATTTTCTTATTTTGGATTTGTCAACAACAAATTTTTCAATATTGAATATTTCGTTTTTTCTAATTTGTTGACTATTATATCTATATTGTGAATAATAGTCAATAAGAATTTTTTAAAAATATTTAAAATAACATTATATAAAAAAATTTATTTTTATAGTTGACTTTAGAATAAAAAGTATCTATAATGAATTTCAACGCAACATCAATTTAATTTCAAACAAAAATTCGTCTAGTCGCTACGCGCTGACTCATGTCGCCAACGAGTCCTACGGGCTCCGTTGCTCAAAAATAGTTGCAAATTTAGTTTTTTAATCAATGTTATTTCTATATTTAAAATTATATAAGTTATCTAAATCCTATGAAGTGGAGAGTAAGTATAATAATTGTTTCAGCGAGTTGGAGTTGGTGGAAGTCCAGCAGCATAGTTATACCCAAAAGAGCCACAGAGGATATTTTCTGAAATAGCAGTAGGAAAATACGGTCCCACCGTTAATGGGCAATGAGTGGATATGATTTTTTTCATATCAATTAGAGTGGTAACACGGGATTATTCTCTCGTCTCTTTGTATATAAGAGATGAGAGTTTTTTTATACAAAAATTTAACAATAAAAAATCCTATGAAATGGAGAGTAAGTATAATGATTGTTTCAGCGAGCTGGAGTTGGTGAAAGTCCAGCAGCATAGTTATACCTAAAAGAGCCATGGAGGATATTTTCTGAAATAGCAGTAGGAAAATACGGTCCCGCCGTTAATGGGCAATGAGTGGATATGATTTTTTTCATATCAATTAGAGTGGTAACACGGGATTATTCTCTCGTCTCTTGATATATCAAGAGATGAGTTTTTTTATACAAAAATTTAAATAAGAGAAGGTGATATTGTGATAAAAGCAGGTGTTATAGGTTCAACAGGATATGCTGGCCAGCAGTTAGTTTGGTTTTTAAATAATCATCCTGATGTTAAAATTAATTTTTTATCTTCTCACAGCTACAGTGGTGTTTCTTTTTCCAAAATATATGGTAACTATAGTAAAAGCATAGAATCTATATGTGTAGATATAAAAGAAGCAGAAAGTAAGCTTAGTGAGATAGATATTCTTTTTATTGCACTACCCCACGGCAAGTCATTTAATTTAGTAAAAAAAGCTTTAAATTTAGGCGTAAAAGTTATAGATCTAGGAGCAGATTTCAGGTTAAAAGATCCTGATATTTATAAACAATGGTACGCTCTAGATCACCAAGCTATTAATTTATTACCCAAATCTATATATGGTTTACCTGAGTTAAATAGAAAAATCATAAAAGAATCTAACTTAATAGCAAATCCTGGATGTTATCCTACTGCAAGTATACTAGCTTTAACTCCTCTTTTAAAATCTAATATTATTGATCCGTTTTCAATAATTATTGATGCTAAATCAGGGGTATCAGGTGCAGGTAGATCTTTGAATACATCTATTCTTTATGGAGAATGTAATGAATCAATAAAAGCGTATTCAGTATCATCTCATAGACATACACCTGAAATAGAACAAGTGTTGTCTCAGATAAATAGTGAAAACATTTCTCTATTATTTACTCCTCATTTAGTTCCAATGAATAGAGGAATATTAACAACATGTTATGGTAATTTGGTAAAAGATATTTCTCAGGAAGAATTATATAAAATATACAGTTCATTTTATAAAGACGAATCATTCGTAAGAGTAATTGAGGAAATTCCAGAAACTAAATGGGTTAAAGGGTCTAATTTTTGTGATATTGCTATAAGAGTTGATGAAAGAACAAAAAAAGTAATAATAGTATCAGCTATAGATAACCTGATAAAAGGAGCTGCAGGACAAGCAGTTCAAAATATGAACATTATGTTTAATTTAGATGAAAATAAAGGATTAGATTTACTGTCGATGTTTCCATAGAGTAAAAAAATACACATAAAGAAAGGGTGACTAAATTGAAAATATTAGAAAATAAAACTATTACAGATGTTCCTTATTTTAAAGCTACAGGTATACACTCTGGAGTAAAAAGAAAAAGAAAAGATTTATGTATTATATATAGTGAAAAAGAAGCAGTAGCTGCAGCCGCTTTTACTCAAAATAAATTCGCAGCAGCTCCAGTTGTTGTAAGTAAGGATCATATACAATCAAATAATACACAAGCAATAGTGATCAATAGCGGAAATGCTAATGCTTGTACTGGTGATGAGGGAATAGATAATGCATACTCAATGGCTAAAACAACTGCTGATTGTTTAGGATTATCTTCAAAAGAAGTGCTAGTAGCATCTACTGGTATAATCGGACTTCCACTTCCTATGGCTATTATTAATGCTGGAATTAAAAATGCATGTACTCAAATTTCATCTACTGGCGGAAATTGTGCAGCTGAAGCTATAATGACTACTGATACTTTTACTAAAAAAATAACTGTAGAATTTGACCTAGATGGTAAAAAAATATTACTAAGTGGTATAGCTAAAGGCTCTGGAATGATTCACCCTAATATGGCTACTATGTTAAGCTTTATTGTGAGTAATGTGAATATATCTAAAGATATGCTATCAATTGCATTAAAAGAAAGTATAGATGATTCATATAATATGATTTCGGTGGATGGAGATACTAGTACTAATGATATGGTTATAGGCATGGCAAATAAAACTGCTAATAACACTATTATAGATTCAAAAGATGATAATTATATAAAATTCAAAAAAGCCTTGGATTTTCTAAATAAAGAACTCGCTAAACTGATAGCTAAAGATGGAGAAGGTGCTACAAAACTTATAGAAGTTTCTTTAAATAATGCTAAAACTTTGAAAGATGCTAAGTTATGTGCTAAATCTGTTATTTCTTCTAGTTTAGTAAAATCAGCATTTTTCGGAGAAGATGCCAATTGGGGAAGAATCGTATGTTCTCTAGGTTATTCTAATGCAGAATTTTCTCCAGAAAAAATAGATGTATCTTTTCAAAACAAAATAGGAAATATACAGCTTTTTAAAGATGGTAAAGAAGTTTCTTTTGATGAAGAATTAGCAAAAAATATATTAAGTGAAGAACATATAAATATCATTATAGACTTAAAAGACGGTGAACATTGTGCAACTGCTTGGGGATGTGATTTAAGCTTTGATTATGTAAAAATTAATGCTTCTTATAGATCATAATATGTAAATACAATATTTAATTTAATCTATCACTGTTCTATAATTACGAATATCCAATTATGCAAAATAGCCGGAGAAAATTATATCCCCGGCTATATTATTATGTAATTGAT is drawn from Tepidibacter hydrothermalis and contains these coding sequences:
- the carA gene encoding glutamine-hydrolyzing carbamoyl-phosphate synthase small subunit, yielding MDAILYLEDGSIYEGKGFGKVGTTVGELVFNTSMTGYQEILTDPSYAGQIINMTYPLIGNYGVNNIENESLKIHAKGFIVKNISNNPSNYMSDKSIDEMLKSMDIVGIYGVDTRSITKKIRNSGVLKCVISSENLSINEIKEILNNTEIKDDWMKKVSTKEIINIKGDGYKVAVVDFGVKQNIINNLKQRDCDVTILPYNASFEEIMSIKPDGVLLSNGPGDPKEVKDAIEMTKELMKNIPTLGICLGHQIIALAVGGNTYKMKYGHRGGNHGVYDIDKDKSYITSQNHGYAVDKNSIEDKDMIVTHINLNDNTVEGMKHKNYPVFSVQYHPEGSPGPQDSSYIFDKFISVLGGDQ
- a CDS encoding aspartate aminotransferase family protein, with the translated sequence MSKNNIMNTYSRVDVTFEKGLGSKVYDINGKEYIDFVSGVAVNCLGHSHPAIIKALNDQGNNLIHISNLYWNTNQLDLAKKLCDYSDHDKVFFCNSGTEAVETAIKLARKYGINNGTSKKNEIIFMENSFHGRTMGALAITGQEKYQKDFMPLMSGTKSSKFNDIDDLKNKIDENTCSVIIEPIQGEGGIIPAQIDFLKEVKKMCEKYNALLIFDEIQCGVGRTGSLFAYKKFEVIPDVICMAKGLGGGFPIGAVLATQKAADAFAPGDHGSTFGGNPLGCSVSLAVLNELIDNGVLDKVDEKSNYIINNLLILKEKYEVLDKVQGMGLMLGIKLSIDKSKLISKCFQKGLLLVGAGDNVVRILPPLNVTKEDIDKFIYILNEVLNELCN
- the argF gene encoding ornithine carbamoyltransferase, which gives rise to MGINLKGRSFLTLKDFTQSEMKYLFDLAGDLKSKKRSGIKGNLLDGKNIVLLFEKTSTRTRCSFEVAAFDEGGHVTFLGANDSQMGKKESIEDTAKVLGRFYDGIEFRGFKQESVEILAKNAGIPVWNGLTDMYHPTQILADFLTVKENVNKPLNKVKFVYVGDARNNMGNSLLIGAVKMGMDFVALAPEKLWPCEELVDEMKEIAKDTGASITLTEDVNEVKYADVIYTDVWVSMGEEDQFEERIKLLKPYQVNMDMINKTENNDVIFMHCLPAFHDLNTKVGNEIYEKFGLKEMEVTDEVFRSKHSVVFDEAENRMHTIKAVMVATIGNI
- the argB gene encoding acetylglutamate kinase, with protein sequence MNEEKAALLMEALPYIKEFKGKTFVIKYGGSIMKNENSKKAFIEDVALMNLVGINVIIVHGGGPYISNFLNKLEIESNFIDGLRVTDKETVELVEMILSSKINKEIASKLCAHDISAVGISGRDSNLIKAKKKYIFNNNKKTDIGYVGEVVSINEKLLLDLIKNNHLPVISPIGCDSEGNIYNVNADYAASSISSCLKAEKLILLTDVKGIYKDLNDESTFISSINTEKIKEYIKSGIIKGGMIPKLECCIDALEKGTKNIHLIDGRREHSLLLEIFTNEGMGTMIEGGNKNGN
- the argC gene encoding N-acetyl-gamma-glutamyl-phosphate reductase, yielding MIKAGVIGSTGYAGQQLVWFLNNHPDVKINFLSSHSYSGVSFSKIYGNYSKSIESICVDIKEAESKLSEIDILFIALPHGKSFNLVKKALNLGVKVIDLGADFRLKDPDIYKQWYALDHQAINLLPKSIYGLPELNRKIIKESNLIANPGCYPTASILALTPLLKSNIIDPFSIIIDAKSGVSGAGRSLNTSILYGECNESIKAYSVSSHRHTPEIEQVLSQINSENISLLFTPHLVPMNRGILTTCYGNLVKDISQEELYKIYSSFYKDESFVRVIEEIPETKWVKGSNFCDIAIRVDERTKKVIIVSAIDNLIKGAAGQAVQNMNIMFNLDENKGLDLLSMFP
- the argJ gene encoding bifunctional ornithine acetyltransferase/N-acetylglutamate synthase, which encodes MKILENKTITDVPYFKATGIHSGVKRKRKDLCIIYSEKEAVAAAAFTQNKFAAAPVVVSKDHIQSNNTQAIVINSGNANACTGDEGIDNAYSMAKTTADCLGLSSKEVLVASTGIIGLPLPMAIINAGIKNACTQISSTGGNCAAEAIMTTDTFTKKITVEFDLDGKKILLSGIAKGSGMIHPNMATMLSFIVSNVNISKDMLSIALKESIDDSYNMISVDGDTSTNDMVIGMANKTANNTIIDSKDDNYIKFKKALDFLNKELAKLIAKDGEGATKLIEVSLNNAKTLKDAKLCAKSVISSSLVKSAFFGEDANWGRIVCSLGYSNAEFSPEKIDVSFQNKIGNIQLFKDGKEVSFDEELAKNILSEEHINIIIDLKDGEHCATAWGCDLSFDYVKINASYRS